A genome region from Solanum pennellii chromosome 12, SPENNV200 includes the following:
- the LOC107006825 gene encoding UPF0481 protein At3g47200-like — protein MKEGDISYTNAKRNDGELRDIVQEEEEDLAQSIDERMKDVSSFRRFNRVPEELKKGSECSYSPKLVSIGPFHHGVDNLKTMEEHKWCYLNTLVSRKPVNTQTILDKCVKTLRNLEDKARKCYGENTFEQIGSNEFVQMMLLDSCFLIELFIKFVIKGFRRRDDILFINYDMFFRLRCDLILLENQIPFFILHQMFNLVPIPKECTYSLMQLALLFFRKLIPGEGLVTIEKFGPSVHHILDLIHHCYLPTSPQVHSNGTQKHMHNVLHLHDVGIKFKRAISDSVMNVRFTKGRVLEIPSLKIHSYSEILFKNMVALEQCGTFRSGTKHVASYVYLMKSLVRSADDASYLTDREILDSSMYNDDEIFQLMMRLHVEFDVKDFYYSGLCEKVNGYKKKNKWKKCSQKFSNVYKKTAKRISC, from the coding sequence ATGAAGGAAGGAGATATATCTTACACAAATGCCAAGAGAAATGATGGTGAATTACGCGATATCgtgcaagaagaagaagaagatcttgCACAATCAATTGATGAGAGGATGAAAGATGTCTCAAGTTTTCGACGTTTCAACAGAGTTCCTGAGGAACTTAAAAAGGGAAGTGAATGTAGTTACTCTCCTAAATTAGTCTCAATAGGTCCTTTTCATCATGGAGTTGATAACCTTAAAACTATGGAGGAACATAAGTGGTGTTATCTCAACACACTTGTGAGTAGAAAACCAGTAAACACACAAACCATATTAGATAAATGTGTGAAAACACTAAGAAATTTAGAGGATAAAGCAAGAAAATGCTATGGTGAAAACACATTTGAACAAATTGGAAGTAATGAGTTTGTTCAAATGATGTTACTTGATAGTTGTTTTCTCATTGAGCTCTTTATCAAGTTTGTTATAAAGGGTTTTCGACGTAGAGATGATATACTCTTTATCAACTATGACATGTTTTTCCGTCTTAGATGTGACTTGATTCTACTCGAAAATCAGATACCATTCTTTATCCTTCACCAAATGTTCAACTTAGTTCCAATTCCTAAAGAATGTACTTACTCCCTCATGCAACTTGCTTTACTCTTCTTTAGAAAACTGATTCCTGGTGAAGGACTAGTAACTATAGAGAAATTTGGTCCTAGTGTTCACCATATACTCGACTTGATTCATCATTGTTATCTTCCAACGAGTCCACAAGTTCACTCGAATGGAACACAAAAGCATATGCATAATGTGTTACATCTTCACGACGTAGGGATCAAGTTCAAGAGAGCAATAAGTGATAGTGTCATGAATGTAAGGTTCACTAAAGGCAGAGTCTTGGAAATTCCATCATTGAAAATACATAGCTACTCTGAGATTTTGTTCAAGAATATGGTGGCATTGGAGCAATGTGGAACCTTTAGAAGTGGAACAAAGCACGTTGCGTCTTACGTTTACCTCATGAAAAGTCTTGTAAGGTCTGCAGATGATGCAAGTTATTTGACAGATAGAGAGATTTTGGATAGCAGTATGTATAATGATGATGAGATATTTCAACTGATGATGAGGCTTCATGTGGAGTTTGATGTCAAGGATTTTTACTATAGTGGACTTTGTGAGAAAGTTAATggatataagaagaaaaataagtggAAAAAATGCAGCCAAAAATTTAGCAATGTATATAAGAAGACTGCCAAAAGAATTTCAtgctaa
- the LOC107007634 gene encoding ubiquitin-conjugating enzyme E2 32 → MAEDKYNLKNPAVKRILQEVKEMQSNPSDDFMSLPLEENIFEWQFAIRGPRDSEFEGGIYHGRIQLPAEYPFKPPSFMLLTPNGRFETQTKICLSISNHHPEHWQPSWSVRTALVALIAFMPTSPNGALGSLEYTKEERRVLAIKSRDVAPRYGTPERQKLIDEIHEYMLSKAPPVPQATTSPAPEEQNSNREEEVQESPENPNNEATEERPPNPSVADTTTEERRELALDADPVQAPIEPPAVRPNEHRILHTPQQSIPRQADDRFFTWAAVGLTIAILALLIKKFMKANGHGAVFMDES, encoded by the exons ATGGCGGAAGACAAGTATAATCTAAAAAATCCAGCGGTGAAGAGAATCTTACAGGAGGTTAAAGAGATGCAATCAAATCCTTCCGATGATTTCATGAGCCTTCCTCTTGAG GAGAACATATTTGAATGGCAATTTGCAATCAGGGGTCCACGAGATTCTGAGTTTGAAGGGGGGATTTATCATGGACGAATTCAGTTGCCAGCCGAATATCCTTTCAAGCCTCCTTCTTTCATGCTTTTGACG CCAAATGGACGTTTTGAAACTCAAACCAAGATTTGTTTGAGTATTTCTAATCATCATCCTGAGCACTGGCAACCGTCCTGGAGTG TTCGCACTGCGTTGGTAGCTCTGATCGCATTTATGCCTACCAGCCCAAATGGTGCCCTTGGATCACTAGAATACACAAAGGAAGAAAGGCGTGTTTTAGCTATTAAATCTCGTGATGTGGCTCCAAGATATGGGACTCCTGAGCGCCAGAAGCTGATTGACGAG ATACATGAATACATGCTAAGCAAAGCACCCCCAGTTCCTCAAGCTACTACCTCACCAGCTCCCGAAGAACAGAACAGTAATAGAGAGGAGGAGGTTCAAGAGAGTCCTGAGAACCCCAATAACGAGGCTACTGAAGAAAGACCTCCTAATCCATCTGTTGCTGACACAACTACTGAAGAAAGACGTGAATTGGCTTTAGATGCTGATCCTGTACAGGCACCTATAGAGCCCCCTGCTGTACGGCCTAATGAGCATCGGATATTGCATACACCTCAACAGAGCATTCCGCGGCAGGCTGATGACCGTTTCTTCACATGGGCAGCAGTTGGACTTACAATCGCTATACTTGCACTTCTGATTAAGAAATTCATGAAAGCTAATGGACACGGTGCTGTCTTTATGGATGAATCGTAA
- the LOC107005381 gene encoding 60S ribosomal protein L29-2-like — MAKSKNHTAHNQSYKAHRNGIKKPRKHRHSSTKGMDPKFLRNQRYARKHNPKSVKSAEK; from the exons ATGGCCAAGTCGAAGAATCACACAGCTCATAATCAGTCCTACAAAGCACACAGGAATGGAATCAAGAAACCCAGGAAGCATCGTCACAGTTCCACCAAAGGG ATGGATCCCAAGTTTTTGAGGAACCAGAGGTATGCTAGGAAGCACAACCCGAAGAGTGTTAAATCTGCTGAGAAGTAA
- the LOC107007336 gene encoding serine/threonine-protein phosphatase 4 regulatory subunit 3: MGAQEKSSNSSNPMQRVKVYRLNDDGKWDDQGTGHVTVDYIERSEDLGLLVADEEDHETLLLHRISADDIYRKQEDTIISWRDPEYSTELALSFQETTGCSYIWDHICSVQRNMHFSSLNNETFHSVNSDLKELPPVELSTLPLILKTVVEGGIADQLRVTELILNDQDFFRKLMDLFRISEDLENIENLHIVFKIVRGIMMLNNTQIFEKIFGDELIIDIIGCLEYDPDAPHVHHRNFLKEHVVFKEAISIKDSIVLSKIHQTYRVGYLKDAILPRVLDDAIVANLNSIIQSNNAIVVSLLKDDSTFIQDLLGKLKLPSTSAESKKNLVHFLHEFCTLSKSLQVVQQHRLFRDLVNEGIFDIIADVLESQDKKLVLTGTDILILFLNQDPNLLRSYVIRQEGLALFGLLVKGMLTDFEDDMHCQFLEILRSLLDSYASGSQRETIVEIFYEKHLSQLIDVITSSCPTDGITQAVSNSESSDGGTGKQSSFKPEILLNICDLLCFCIVHHPYRIKCNFLLNNVIDKVLFLTRRKEKYLVVAAVRFMRTLISRNDEHLMNYIAKHNLLKPVVDVFVANGDRYNLLNSAVLELFEHIRKDNLKILLKYLVDSFWDELVKFEKLTSIQSLKIKYEQSLDSVGIRSIGNLLDDPRKRVDDRGLEKEEEEYFNEESDEEDSASASVTNASRAQSQPALPNGSAPSVSPMRSGGLVDYDDDEDDEDYKPPLRKQSDNSDEDGSVESFPLKRKLLQKDESEPKRLQLIAKGSKSRDSVFAALCSTLSQAVLPAKKMGSTVQDGPCSDGDEKSVESNHEEKGNSTDNGGADLDNHDHREPNGPKSYSESMHSSPDNRQRGEDYPLIPPKSSPEMAVNGS, translated from the exons ATGGGTGCTCAAGAGAAGTCATCAAACTCTAGTAATCCGATGCAG CGTGTAAAGGTCTATCGCCTGAATGACGATGGAAAATGGGATGATCAAGGAACGGGTCATGTTACTGTAGATTATATAGAG AGATCAGAAGATCTAGGATTGCTTGTAGctgatgaagaagatcatgaaaCTTTGCTTCTGCACCGTATCAGTGCAGATGATATCTATCGGAAGCAAGAAG ATACAATTATATCTTGGAGGGATCCGGAGTATTCAACTGAACTAGCTCTTAGCTTTCAAGAGACGACTGGTTGCTCCTATATATG ggaCCATATATGTAGCGTGCAAAGGAACATGCACTTCAGTAGTCTTAACA ATGAGACATTTCATAGTGTCAACAGTGATTTGAAGGAGTTACCCCCCGTTGAGCTTTCTACGCTTCCATTGATATTAAAG ACGGTTGTAGAGGGTGGCATTGCTGATCAGTTGCGTGTTACCGAACTAATATTGAACGAT CAAGATTTTTTCCGTAAGCTGATGGATTTATTTAGGATTTCCGAAGATCTGGAGAACATCGAGAATCTTCACATTGTTTTCAAAATAGTGAGAGGAATCA TGATGCTCAATAACACTCAGatctttgaaaaaatatttggtgATGAGCTGATAATAGATATTATTGGGTGTCTTGAAT ATGATCCAGATGCTCCTCATGTTCATCATCGCAATTTTCTCAAAGAGCATGTGGTCTTTAAGGAG GCTATATCTATTAAAGATTCGATAGTCCTATCGAAGATACATCAAACATACCGAGTTGGCTATCTGAAG GATGCCATTTTGCCTAGAGTGTTGGATGATGCAATAGTTGCAAACCTTAATTCCATAATCCAGTCAAACAATGCAATT GTTGTATCTCTCTTAAAAGATGATAGCACCTTCATTCAGGATTTGCTTGGAAAGTTGAAGTTGCCTTCTACATCTGCAGAATCAAAGAAAAATTTG GTGCACTTTTTGCACGAGTTTTGTACTTTGAGTAAGAGTTTGCAGGTGGTCCAGCAACATCGTCTATTTAG GGATCTTGTTAACGAAGGCATATTCGATATTATAGCTGATGTTTTGGAGAGCCAAGACAAGAAGCTAGTCCTGACGGG GACAGACATCCTCATTCTTTTCTTGAACCAAGATCCAAATCTGCTGCGGTCTTATGTAATTCGCCAGGAAGGTCTTGCTCTGTTTGGGCTTCTG GTCAAAGGTATGCTAACAGATTTTGAGGATGATATGCACTGCCAGTTTCTTGAAATTCTGCGCAGTCTCTTGGATTCATATGCATCAGGATCACAG AGAGAGACCATTGTTGAAATCTTCTACGAGAAGCACTTAAGTCAACTCATTGATGTTATAACATCATCTTGCCCGACGGATGGTATCACGCAAGCTGTCAGTAACTCTGAGAGTTCTGATGGAGGAACTGGAAAGCAAAGTAGTTTCAAGCCTGAAATACTACTGAATATTTGTGATCTCCTATGTTTTTGTATCGTGCACCATCCTTATAGAATAAA GTGCAACTTTCTTCTTAATAATGTGATAGATAAAGTTCTTTTTCTGAcacgaagaaaagagaagtACCTGGTAGTTGCTGCTGTTAGATTTATGAGAACTCTTATTTCCCGCAAT GATGAGCATTTGATGAACTACATAGCAAAACACAATCTCCTAAAACCTGTTGTTGATGTCTTTGTTGCTAATGGAGATCGCTACAATCTTCTAAACTCAGCTGTTCTTGAACTTTTTGAGCATATTCGTAAG GATAACTTGAAAATATTGCTCAAGTATTTAGTCGACTCATTCTGGGATGAATTGGTCAAGTTTGAAAAGTTGACATCTATCCAATcattgaaaattaaatatgagCAG TCTCTAGACAGTGTAGGAATAAGAAGTATCGGCAATCTATTAGACGACCCTAGGAAACGAGTTGATGACCGTGGTttagagaaagaagaagaagaatatttcAATGAAGAGAG TGACGAGGAAGATTCTGCCTCAGCATCCGTGACTAATGCAAGTAGAGCGCAGTCTCAGCCGGCCTTGCCTAATGGATCTGCTCCAAGTGTCTCACCCATGAG ATCTGGGGGGCTTgttgattatgatgatgatgaggatgatgaagATTATAAGCCACCACTTAGGAAGCAGTCAGATAATTCTGATGAAGATGGGTCAGTGGAGTCTTTCCCATTGAAACGTAAGCTATTGCAGAAAGATGAGTCTGAGCCAAAAAGGTTGCAGCTTATTGCTAAAGGTTCAAAGTCTCGAGACAGTGTTTTTGCTGCTTTATGCTCAACCTTAAGTCAAGCAGTTTTACCCGCTAAAAAGATGGGTAGTACAGTACAAGATGGTCCATGCTCAGATGGAGACGAGAAATCTGTCGAGTCCAACCATGAGGAGAAGGGGAATTCTACTGACAATGGGGGTGCTGATTTGGATAATCATGACCACCGAGAACCAAATGGTCCAAAAAGTTATTCTGAAAGCATGCACAGTTCTCCCGATAATAGGCAGAGAGGAGAGGACTATCCATTGATACCTCCAAAATCATCGCCTGAAATGGCTGTAAATGGATCATGA